A region of Flocculibacter collagenilyticus DNA encodes the following proteins:
- a CDS encoding transporter substrate-binding domain-containing diguanylate cyclase, translated as MRFNFAHSLLWSWLFYMLCYSIETSANSVSQTNNSSHENTNNEIVFVVGNDSFPYQYMDSQGKADGLMIDIWKLWAKKNNHSITFLAKPWTETLDAIKNEEADVHSGITKLPYREAFMEFGEPIFNIGMSVFIHKDVVGVKTLADLGPYNVGIVNGSAHHARFQKQFPHLSLKVYQSRDEMYQDAVIGNIKVLTGMERIATRHPLFVQLSKAFPLYKKLEYDQLPLTFAVKKGNSQLRKKIVEGLKNITPIEMIAIERKWLGVESEKDTLVLALAQGNKPYMDVSEEGAAIGLLVDIWKLWSEKTKRDVLFLPESMSGALKSVESGKADIHIGYPESEKVTTRIPRAHHVYTVLSRFFYPKKIGEITALNQLNGKTIGMYSTAPYKLDFIEQYPHIKVRYFTSSDAMISAAVTGEISGYIAATQAAIVKLRDLSLLDQFNYLDSEEFEANIYALVNPEKQALISQIKEGFRLIDNRELVEIEQRWLRENTGQYFTNNRKRIDLTIAETNWIKEKKSITVGVVEDWPPIEFVDNGIVKGVTADIFAIIEKQTGLKVNYKIFANWESVLQALTDKSIDMVGSIANTPERESFANFSIDYWPTPWSIITLMESAKTNGVGDFSGKKLAFIKDYQVVDKVREKYPNVSITVVEDLEAGIKELKKGNVDGVVDTLISTARYIQDTRTPDLKLHLVEDLPSESGHIGIRNDWPLALTIINKALSTITKDTKKTIFNKWFEIKIEQGLSQKEVKEIAYKVAAVVVVFVVVVLLWTRSLQREIKRRRIAEEKMKHMATHDSLTGLPNRNLLKDRLSTSLKQHARREETLAVLFVDLDGFKQVNDSQGHDAGDELLIQIAKRLARCVRKSDTIARFGGDEFILLLNNLNHVNEAQLVADKILNSIAKRFNLSNASVKVGASIGIAVYPINGLTSSDLIKKADDAMYQVKVQGKNNFAFAD; from the coding sequence ATGAGGTTTAATTTTGCGCATAGTCTATTGTGGTCTTGGCTTTTCTATATGCTTTGCTACAGTATTGAAACCTCTGCTAATTCAGTTTCTCAAACGAATAATTCGTCGCATGAAAATACCAACAACGAGATTGTTTTTGTGGTTGGAAACGACTCCTTTCCCTATCAATATATGGACTCTCAGGGCAAAGCCGACGGCTTAATGATTGATATTTGGAAGTTATGGGCAAAAAAGAATAATCATTCAATTACATTTTTAGCTAAACCGTGGACAGAAACTTTAGATGCCATAAAAAATGAAGAAGCTGATGTTCACTCTGGTATAACAAAATTACCGTACCGTGAAGCATTCATGGAGTTTGGCGAACCCATTTTTAATATCGGCATGAGCGTGTTTATTCATAAGGATGTGGTTGGGGTAAAAACACTAGCCGACCTAGGGCCTTATAATGTTGGTATTGTGAACGGTTCTGCCCATCATGCGCGCTTTCAAAAACAGTTTCCCCACCTCTCACTAAAAGTGTATCAAAGCCGTGATGAAATGTACCAAGATGCGGTAATAGGTAATATTAAAGTGCTGACTGGTATGGAGCGTATTGCTACACGTCACCCTTTATTTGTGCAACTTTCAAAAGCATTTCCGCTATATAAAAAGCTTGAATATGATCAATTACCGCTAACATTTGCCGTAAAAAAGGGTAACAGCCAGTTGCGCAAAAAAATTGTTGAAGGGCTGAAGAATATTACGCCAATTGAAATGATTGCCATAGAGCGGAAATGGTTAGGTGTCGAGTCGGAAAAAGACACTTTGGTACTGGCATTAGCTCAAGGAAATAAGCCTTATATGGATGTGTCGGAAGAGGGTGCAGCAATTGGTTTATTAGTAGATATTTGGAAACTTTGGTCAGAAAAAACCAAACGAGATGTGCTGTTTCTGCCTGAGAGCATGTCCGGTGCTTTGAAATCGGTAGAGTCTGGTAAAGCAGACATTCATATCGGTTATCCAGAAAGTGAAAAAGTAACAACACGCATACCCAGGGCACATCACGTTTACACTGTGCTGTCTCGCTTCTTCTATCCCAAAAAAATTGGTGAAATAACAGCGCTTAATCAACTTAATGGCAAAACGATTGGTATGTATAGTACTGCACCTTATAAATTAGATTTTATTGAACAGTATCCACATATTAAAGTGCGTTATTTTACTTCTTCTGATGCAATGATTTCAGCAGCCGTGACGGGCGAAATAAGTGGTTATATTGCAGCAACTCAGGCGGCCATCGTAAAGCTACGAGATTTGAGTTTGCTCGATCAATTTAATTATTTAGATTCTGAAGAATTTGAAGCGAATATTTATGCGCTAGTCAACCCAGAGAAGCAAGCGTTAATTAGTCAAATTAAAGAAGGCTTTAGATTAATTGACAACCGGGAGCTTGTTGAAATTGAACAGCGTTGGTTAAGAGAAAATACAGGCCAGTATTTTACTAATAATCGTAAACGAATCGATTTAACCATTGCTGAAACCAACTGGATTAAAGAAAAAAAATCGATCACCGTTGGAGTGGTAGAAGACTGGCCTCCTATTGAGTTTGTCGACAATGGGATTGTAAAAGGGGTCACAGCAGATATTTTCGCCATTATCGAAAAGCAAACAGGTTTAAAAGTAAATTATAAGATTTTTGCTAATTGGGAGTCTGTACTACAAGCACTGACAGATAAAAGCATTGATATGGTAGGGAGTATTGCTAACACCCCAGAGCGAGAATCGTTTGCGAATTTTTCAATTGATTATTGGCCAACCCCTTGGTCAATAATTACCCTGATGGAAAGTGCGAAAACTAATGGTGTAGGTGATTTCAGCGGTAAAAAACTGGCGTTTATTAAAGACTACCAAGTAGTAGACAAAGTGAGAGAAAAATATCCGAACGTAAGTATAACCGTTGTAGAAGATTTAGAAGCAGGTATCAAGGAGCTGAAAAAAGGTAATGTAGATGGTGTGGTTGACACCTTAATCTCTACAGCGAGATACATACAAGATACTCGAACACCTGATTTAAAGCTTCATCTAGTGGAAGACTTACCTTCAGAGTCTGGCCATATAGGTATTAGAAACGACTGGCCTTTAGCACTAACAATCATAAATAAAGCATTGAGTACGATAACTAAAGACACAAAAAAAACGATTTTCAATAAATGGTTTGAAATTAAAATTGAGCAAGGTTTATCACAAAAAGAAGTGAAAGAAATTGCCTATAAGGTTGCCGCTGTGGTGGTTGTTTTCGTTGTTGTAGTGTTACTTTGGACTCGGAGTTTACAGCGTGAAATTAAGCGCAGAAGAATTGCTGAAGAAAAAATGAAGCACATGGCCACGCACGACAGCTTGACGGGCTTGCCTAATAGAAACCTGTTAAAAGATAGGCTTTCCACATCGTTAAAACAGCACGCGCGCCGAGAAGAAACATTGGCGGTATTGTTTGTCGATTTAGATGGCTTTAAACAAGTGAATGACTCACAGGGTCATGACGCTGGTGACGAGTTACTTATTCAAATTGCTAAACGACTAGCCCGTTGTGTGCGTAAATCTGACACGATTGCGCGCTTTGGCGGCGACGAATTTATCCTGCTACTTAATAACCTCAATCATGTTAATGAGGCTCAATTAGTTGCTGACAAGATATTAAACAGTATTGCCAAGCGCTTTAATCTGTCTAATGCTTCTGTTAAGGTCGGGGCTAGTATAGGTATTGCAGTTTACCCTATCAATGGCTTAACAAGCAGTGACTTAATCAAAAAGGCCGACGATGCAATGTATCAGGTGAAAGTACAAGGTAAAAATAACTTTGCCTTTGCTGATTGA
- the cmoA gene encoding carboxy-S-adenosyl-L-methionine synthase CmoA gives MSKDSIYSATHSELKDFTFDETVVEVFPDMIQRSVPGYSTIISTIGKLTEQFHQPNSNLYDLGCSLGAVTLSMRRALPAESNSNIIAVDNSSAMLERCKLHLQGFKSPIHVELVNADINDIEIENASIVVLNFTLQFISPEKRLALLQKIYDGMRKGGLLIISEKLREDDDTCHGLLTNLHHDFKRANGYSELEISQKRSALENVMKPDTRTVHYERFQQIGFSHFTTWYQCFNFCSMAIIK, from the coding sequence TTGAGTAAAGATAGCATTTATTCTGCAACACATTCTGAATTAAAAGACTTCACATTTGACGAAACCGTCGTAGAAGTATTCCCCGATATGATCCAGCGTTCAGTGCCAGGATATTCAACAATTATTAGTACTATTGGCAAATTAACTGAGCAATTTCATCAACCTAATTCAAATTTATATGATTTAGGCTGCTCATTAGGCGCAGTAACACTTTCAATGAGGCGCGCACTGCCTGCTGAGTCTAACAGCAATATCATCGCCGTTGACAATTCGAGTGCGATGCTTGAGCGCTGTAAACTTCACCTGCAAGGCTTCAAGTCGCCCATTCATGTTGAGCTGGTCAATGCTGATATAAACGATATAGAAATAGAAAATGCATCTATTGTTGTGCTGAACTTTACTTTACAGTTTATTTCGCCTGAAAAGCGTTTGGCACTACTACAAAAAATATACGACGGCATGCGTAAAGGTGGCTTGCTGATCATTTCTGAAAAGCTTCGTGAAGACGATGATACTTGTCATGGGTTATTAACCAACCTTCATCATGACTTTAAACGTGCTAATGGCTATAGCGAACTAGAAATTAGTCAAAAGCGTTCTGCGCTTGAAAATGTAATGAAGCCTGACACGCGCACTGTACATTATGAACGTTTCCAACAAATCGGTTTCAGTCATTTCACCACTTGGTATCAATGTTTCAACTTCTGTTCAATGGCGATAATCAAATAA
- the cmoB gene encoding tRNA 5-methoxyuridine(34)/uridine 5-oxyacetic acid(34) synthase CmoB, producing the protein MNHFNHFYSLIAKNKLSHWLETLPQQLNSWYKESLHGDYGKWQRILENLPNTQPSTINISDKVEFGLTNDISEGEQKRITSLLKKLMPWRKGPYHIHGIHVDTEWRSDFKWDRLKQHITPLDGRYVLDIGCGSGYHLWRMRGAGAEFVVGVDPTQLFVSQFNAIKHFNPDDGVHLLPLGVEQLPELKTFDTVFSMGVLYHRRSPIDFLQQLKQQLRPGGELVLETIVVEGGPNEVLVPGERYAKMRNVWFIPSTDALTGWMKRVGFKNIKVVSVEKTDFSEQRKTDWLENESLEDFLDPNDENKTIEGYPAPLRAVIIANS; encoded by the coding sequence ATGAATCATTTTAATCACTTTTATTCGCTGATTGCGAAAAACAAACTATCGCATTGGCTAGAAACATTACCTCAGCAATTAAACAGTTGGTATAAAGAATCTCTTCACGGAGATTACGGTAAGTGGCAACGCATATTAGAGAATTTACCAAATACACAGCCTTCAACGATCAACATTAGTGACAAAGTAGAATTTGGACTTACTAACGATATATCTGAAGGCGAACAAAAGCGAATTACATCTTTATTGAAGAAACTAATGCCTTGGCGTAAAGGCCCTTACCACATTCATGGTATTCACGTAGATACCGAGTGGCGTTCAGATTTTAAATGGGATCGCTTAAAACAACATATTACTCCGTTAGACGGCAGGTACGTGCTCGATATTGGTTGTGGCAGTGGCTACCACTTATGGCGGATGCGCGGCGCAGGTGCCGAGTTTGTAGTAGGTGTCGACCCTACACAGCTGTTTGTCTCTCAATTTAATGCAATTAAACACTTTAACCCAGATGATGGCGTACACCTACTACCATTGGGTGTAGAACAATTACCAGAGTTAAAAACCTTTGATACTGTATTCTCAATGGGCGTGCTTTATCACCGCCGCTCACCTATCGACTTTTTACAACAGCTCAAACAACAACTAAGGCCAGGTGGCGAGCTGGTGTTAGAAACTATTGTTGTAGAAGGTGGCCCAAACGAAGTGCTGGTACCGGGCGAACGTTACGCTAAGATGCGAAATGTATGGTTTATTCCAAGTACCGACGCCCTTACCGGTTGGATGAAGCGAGTTGGCTTTAAGAATATTAAGGTAGTCAGTGTTGAAAAAACCGATTTCTCAGAGCAGCGCAAAACCGACTGGCTTGAAAATGAATCATTAGAAGATTTCTTAGATCCTAACGATGAAAATAAAACAATTGAAGGTTATCCAGCGCCGTTACGCGCTGTGATTATTGCTAATAGCTAA
- a CDS encoding LysR family transcriptional regulator has translation MYRPKSTLEQWRILQAVVDFGGYAQAANALNKSQSSLNHAVSKLQQQLNVQLLEVKGRKAYLTSAGEVMLRRSRILTQDISDLELLAENIQQGWEPELVIAVELAYPKSYLFNALTKFYPESRGSRITIIDTVLTGTEEIIHAGQADIVISSSVPKGYLSEPLCNVTFVPVVGKNHPLASLSEIDSKMLAQDLQIVIKDTATQPVEKSGWLKSEKRWTVTNFEHAISILKTGLGFCWLPEHVIATKCSLQELKVLTLDKGGMRHGHLSLVYPKETMIGPGCSMLVQLILQEHA, from the coding sequence ATGTATCGACCAAAGTCGACGTTGGAACAGTGGCGCATACTGCAAGCTGTAGTCGACTTTGGCGGCTATGCGCAAGCTGCAAACGCGCTAAATAAAAGTCAGTCCTCTTTAAATCATGCCGTTTCAAAATTGCAGCAACAACTTAACGTACAGCTCTTGGAAGTAAAAGGGCGTAAAGCTTACCTAACCAGTGCTGGCGAGGTTATGTTAAGACGATCTCGTATATTAACCCAAGATATAAGCGATTTAGAATTGCTCGCTGAAAACATACAGCAAGGATGGGAACCAGAGTTAGTTATCGCCGTAGAGCTTGCTTACCCAAAATCATATTTATTTAATGCACTTACTAAGTTTTACCCAGAAAGTCGCGGCTCGCGCATTACCATTATTGACACGGTATTAACTGGTACTGAAGAAATTATTCACGCCGGTCAAGCTGATATTGTAATCAGCTCAAGCGTACCTAAAGGCTACTTAAGTGAACCCTTATGTAATGTAACCTTTGTTCCTGTTGTCGGCAAAAACCATCCACTTGCAAGCTTGTCTGAAATAGATAGCAAAATGCTAGCGCAAGACCTGCAAATAGTGATTAAAGACACGGCTACACAGCCCGTTGAGAAAAGCGGATGGCTAAAGTCTGAAAAACGTTGGACTGTCACTAACTTTGAACACGCTATTTCTATATTAAAAACTGGGCTGGGTTTTTGCTGGCTACCAGAACATGTTATTGCCACTAAGTGTTCATTGCAGGAACTTAAAGTATTAACGTTAGATAAGGGTGGTATGCGCCACGGACATTTATCTTTGGTTTACCCAAAAGAAACAATGATTGGCCCGGGTTGCTCGATGCTGGTGCAATTAATTTTACAGGAACACGCATAA
- the purM gene encoding phosphoribosylformylglycinamidine cyclo-ligase produces the protein MTENKATLSYKDAGVNIDAGNALVERIKGVVKKTTRPEVMGGLGGFGALCELPTKYKEPVLVAGTDGVGTKLRLAIDLKKHDTVGIDLVAMCVNDLIVQGAEPLFFLDYYATAKLDVDTAADVVSGIGEGCIQANCALIGGETAEMPGMYQEDDYDMAGFCVGVVEKSGVIDGSKVAAGDQLIALGSSGPHSNGYSLIRKVLEVSNADTNQELEGKTLGEHLLAPTKIYVKSVLELTQQVDVHALSHITGGGFWENIPRVLPENTKAVINASSWQWPTIFNWLQEQGNIDTHEMYRTFNCGVGMIIAVPAEKLEQSLSILTENGEKAWHIGEIQSASADEEQVVINER, from the coding sequence GTGACCGAAAATAAAGCTACCTTAAGTTACAAAGACGCTGGCGTTAACATTGATGCAGGTAATGCATTAGTCGAAAGAATAAAAGGTGTGGTAAAGAAAACCACACGTCCTGAAGTAATGGGCGGCTTAGGCGGCTTTGGCGCACTTTGCGAGTTACCAACAAAGTACAAAGAGCCTGTGCTTGTAGCAGGTACCGACGGTGTCGGCACAAAGCTACGCTTAGCAATAGATTTAAAAAAGCATGACACAGTAGGTATCGATTTAGTCGCGATGTGCGTTAACGACCTAATCGTACAAGGTGCCGAACCACTATTTTTCTTAGATTATTATGCCACTGCAAAACTGGATGTTGATACAGCAGCAGATGTGGTTTCTGGCATTGGTGAAGGCTGTATTCAAGCAAACTGTGCCTTAATTGGTGGTGAAACGGCAGAAATGCCGGGGATGTATCAAGAAGACGATTACGACATGGCAGGCTTCTGTGTTGGCGTTGTTGAAAAGTCAGGAGTTATTGATGGTTCAAAAGTGGCAGCAGGCGATCAGCTTATAGCGCTAGGCTCATCAGGCCCTCACTCAAATGGTTATTCATTAATTCGTAAAGTGCTTGAAGTAAGTAATGCTGATACTAATCAAGAACTTGAAGGTAAAACATTAGGCGAGCACTTATTAGCACCAACAAAGATTTACGTTAAATCAGTACTTGAGTTAACTCAGCAAGTAGATGTTCACGCCCTTTCTCATATTACGGGTGGTGGTTTCTGGGAAAACATACCACGCGTATTGCCAGAAAATACTAAAGCTGTGATCAATGCATCGTCTTGGCAGTGGCCTACAATCTTCAACTGGCTACAAGAGCAAGGCAACATTGATACACACGAGATGTATCGCACCTTTAACTGTGGTGTGGGTATGATCATCGCAGTTCCAGCAGAAAAGTTAGAACAAAGCCTGTCTATCCTTACTGAAAATGGCGAAAAAGCTTGGCATATTGGTGAAATTCAATCTGCTAGCGCTGATGAAGAACAAGTTGTCATTAACGAGCGTTAA
- the purN gene encoding phosphoribosylglycinamide formyltransferase codes for MENNDTNAHADHGNAPKRIVVLLSGSGSNLQALIDAQQNAFFNGKIVCVISNRPDAYGLTRAQQANIETLSLDHKAYNTREQYDAELAKAIENTKPDLIILAGFMRILTPEFVAKFKGKLLNIHPSLLPKYQGLHTHQRALDAKDSEHGVSVHFVTEELDGGPVILQAKVPIFDGDTAEDLAARVHEQEHRIYPLVTKWFCQDRLLMQNDSAVLDNNKLPQQGYASE; via the coding sequence ATGGAAAACAATGATACTAATGCGCATGCCGACCACGGTAATGCGCCCAAACGAATAGTTGTTTTACTTTCAGGCAGTGGTAGCAACCTGCAAGCATTAATTGATGCTCAGCAAAATGCGTTTTTTAATGGCAAAATCGTGTGTGTTATCTCTAATCGCCCTGATGCATATGGGCTAACACGTGCACAACAAGCTAATATAGAAACGCTGTCTCTTGACCACAAAGCATATAACACTCGTGAGCAATACGATGCTGAGCTGGCAAAAGCTATTGAAAATACAAAGCCTGATTTAATTATTTTAGCCGGATTTATGCGTATTTTAACGCCCGAATTTGTTGCTAAATTCAAAGGCAAATTATTGAATATTCACCCTTCATTATTACCTAAGTACCAAGGATTACATACCCACCAACGAGCATTAGACGCTAAAGATAGCGAGCACGGTGTTTCTGTACACTTTGTCACTGAAGAGCTTGACGGCGGACCTGTAATACTACAAGCTAAGGTACCTATCTTTGATGGGGATACTGCGGAAGACCTAGCGGCGCGGGTGCACGAACAAGAGCACCGTATTTACCCGCTAGTTACAAAGTGGTTCTGTCAAGATCGGCTGCTAATGCAAAATGATTCAGCCGTACTAGATAATAATAAGCTGCCTCAACAAGGTTATGCGAGTGAATAA
- a CDS encoding DUF3108 domain-containing protein, with translation MLKRALTIALVIASSITNASATTAKYATELVPYIAKYKVYRGGDEHGTAQRSLHHLKPDPTYNNKYKFSYTSDVNWLIFSDIRQESSEFNVDNNSLTPLMYKMKREGTGPDRKYSLTFKHDKNQLISNKSNSPLTLSCAPDCFDSMSYHVQMSRDLAAGKTSLSYLVYDKKGNPKQYSFEVKEKELLATPYGQIEAIKVMRDYGNTNKQAIAWFAPSLNYIMVRLLKVKEGVEQFDIQLNTFEQDNSR, from the coding sequence ATGTTAAAAAGAGCGTTAACCATTGCTTTAGTCATTGCTAGTTCTATAACAAACGCTTCTGCTACTACGGCGAAGTATGCAACTGAGTTAGTACCTTATATTGCAAAATATAAAGTCTACCGCGGTGGTGACGAACATGGCACAGCACAACGCTCTTTACATCATTTAAAACCTGATCCTACATATAATAATAAGTATAAATTTAGCTACACCAGTGATGTAAATTGGTTAATATTTAGCGACATTCGCCAAGAATCATCAGAGTTTAATGTGGATAACAACTCCTTAACGCCACTCATGTATAAAATGAAGCGAGAAGGCACAGGCCCAGATAGAAAGTACTCACTCACCTTTAAACACGATAAGAATCAACTTATCTCTAATAAATCAAACTCTCCCTTAACCCTTTCTTGCGCTCCAGACTGTTTCGACTCAATGAGCTATCACGTTCAGATGAGCAGAGACTTAGCAGCAGGCAAAACATCGTTATCCTATTTAGTCTACGATAAAAAAGGCAATCCAAAACAATATAGCTTTGAGGTAAAAGAAAAAGAGCTACTTGCGACACCTTACGGCCAAATTGAAGCCATTAAGGTAATGCGCGATTACGGTAATACAAATAAACAAGCTATCGCATGGTTTGCACCCAGCTTAAATTATATTATGGTTCGTTTGCTTAAAGTTAAAGAAGGTGTTGAACAGTTTGATATTCAACTAAACACCTTTGAACAGGATAATAGCCGATAA
- a CDS encoding serine hydrolase domain-containing protein: MREKLLKMIVLIVLSTSICVAAKEAKTSVLSKNINTLIEEEIARSGTPSLQVAIGYESKVIYENAFGFSDLENKVLASTESKYRTASIAKWFTATSAMVLVEDGLLDLDKPIQTYCPQFPKKRWKITTRQLLTHTAGIRGYLDFPELIKNSSDPVQADLLRYKWVQEQLSQHTRYEGVTQPLDLFKDDLLIFQPGTDWSYTSFGYRVLACVMEGASGKKFQLLIDDSIFKKANMGSTIADDAWAIIPNRVSRPYVGLACRVAFCLTNLRLALMCCRLEKPQAPSDFKITGNYPI; this comes from the coding sequence ATGAGAGAAAAGTTACTTAAAATGATTGTTCTTATTGTGTTGAGCACTTCTATTTGCGTTGCTGCTAAGGAAGCAAAAACAAGTGTTCTATCTAAGAACATTAATACGTTAATAGAAGAGGAGATTGCAAGAAGCGGAACACCTTCACTTCAAGTTGCAATAGGCTATGAGTCCAAAGTCATTTATGAAAATGCGTTTGGTTTCAGTGATCTTGAAAATAAAGTTTTAGCGAGCACTGAAAGCAAATATAGAACAGCTTCTATAGCTAAGTGGTTTACTGCAACTTCTGCTATGGTACTAGTTGAAGACGGATTGCTCGATTTAGATAAGCCAATTCAAACATATTGTCCGCAATTCCCTAAGAAGAGATGGAAGATCACCACTCGACAGTTGTTAACCCATACCGCAGGCATTAGGGGATACTTAGATTTCCCAGAGCTTATAAAGAATAGCTCAGACCCAGTACAAGCAGATTTACTGAGGTATAAGTGGGTTCAAGAGCAGCTAAGTCAACATACTAGGTATGAAGGTGTCACTCAGCCGCTAGATCTTTTCAAGGATGACTTGCTTATATTTCAACCTGGAACGGATTGGTCCTACACGTCTTTCGGGTATCGAGTATTGGCGTGCGTGATGGAAGGGGCGTCAGGAAAGAAATTTCAATTGCTAATCGACGACTCAATTTTTAAAAAAGCAAATATGGGAAGTACAATTGCAGATGATGCTTGGGCAATCATTCCAAATAGAGTTTCACGGCCGTACGTCGGATTAGCTTGTCGGGTGGCGTTTTGTTTAACCAACTTACGCTTAGCACTCATGTGTTGTAGGTTGGAAAAGCCGCAGGCGCCTTCCGACTTTAAGATTACGGGCAATTACCCAATTTGA
- a CDS encoding GNAT family N-acetyltransferase produces MIKLRNLENTDQELLVQYLNNARVTRYLSSRIPQPYTQEDARWFVNVGSKENSIVKAIIVDDVFCGVIGAYTQQLEYAHSAELGFWLAEKYWGRGIATKAIIHFTDFIFSSTKITRLYNPVSAPNKASLRAMEKASYSLEGVLKQSVCKHKERFDEYLYAKVTG; encoded by the coding sequence ATGATTAAGCTAAGAAACTTAGAAAACACTGACCAAGAATTATTGGTGCAATATTTAAATAATGCACGAGTTACAAGGTATCTTTCATCAAGAATTCCGCAGCCCTATACGCAAGAAGATGCGCGTTGGTTTGTGAATGTTGGCAGTAAAGAAAATAGCATTGTAAAAGCAATTATTGTTGATGATGTATTTTGTGGGGTAATTGGCGCTTATACTCAGCAGCTTGAATATGCACACTCGGCTGAACTGGGCTTCTGGCTTGCTGAAAAGTACTGGGGGCGGGGAATAGCAACAAAAGCGATTATTCACTTTACAGATTTTATTTTTTCTTCAACCAAAATCACGCGATTGTATAATCCTGTGTCTGCTCCTAACAAAGCATCATTAAGAGCGATGGAGAAGGCCAGCTATTCATTAGAAGGGGTGCTTAAACAGTCGGTATGTAAGCACAAGGAACGTTTTGATGAATACCTGTATGCCAAAGTTACTGGTTAA